A genomic stretch from Flavobacterium sp. includes:
- a CDS encoding phosphatase PAP2 family protein, producing the protein MLEKIEQLDINLLVYLNGLGSETYDKLWLIITNQLYWTPFFLLLFYLIYKKIGGKQTLYLLLFIAVLIAFTDQTCNLFKHTFQRLRPCNNPDINTIIRVVQVRKSFSFFSGHAANTMAVATFLYLVLKDHFKYFGLLFLWPLIFAYSRIYLGLHYPGDILTGYFFGALFGFLIFLAYRRLKRQYFPV; encoded by the coding sequence ATGCTTGAAAAAATAGAACAATTAGATATCAATTTATTGGTATATCTAAATGGATTAGGTTCTGAAACATACGATAAATTATGGCTGATTATTACCAATCAGTTATACTGGACTCCATTCTTTTTATTATTGTTTTATCTTATTTATAAAAAAATAGGAGGAAAGCAAACCTTATATTTATTGCTTTTTATAGCAGTTTTAATTGCTTTTACAGATCAAACTTGTAATTTGTTTAAGCATACTTTTCAGCGTTTACGACCATGTAATAATCCTGATATTAATACCATTATCAGAGTGGTTCAGGTTAGAAAATCGTTTAGTTTCTTTTCCGGACATGCTGCAAATACAATGGCAGTAGCAACCTTTTTATATTTGGTTTTAAAAGATCATTTCAAATATTTTGGACTATTGTTTTTATGGCCTTTAATATTTGCTTACAGCCGAATTTATTTAGGATTGCACTATCCGGGTGATATTCTTACGGGATATTTCTTTGGAGCACTTTTCGGTTTTTTAATCTTTTTAGCTTATAGAAGATTGAAAAGGCAATATTTTCCCGTATAA
- a CDS encoding twin-arginine translocase TatA/TatE family subunit, with translation MFGIGGGELVFILFIVLMLFGSDKVPEIARTMGKAMAQLKNATNDIKSEIQKGAEANGLDAKSLNSLTGNINAEIESAKSNLLGDTTNLLGDTATEIDKVKEDIDSLSGPIKRQM, from the coding sequence ATGTTTGGTATAGGAGGAGGAGAATTAGTTTTCATACTGTTTATAGTACTAATGCTTTTTGGTTCTGATAAAGTGCCGGAAATTGCCCGTACAATGGGGAAAGCTATGGCTCAACTAAAAAATGCAACTAACGATATTAAAAGTGAAATTCAAAAAGGAGCAGAGGCAAATGGGCTTGATGCAAAATCTTTGAACAGTTTAACGGGTAATATTAATGCAGAAATTGAAAGTGCAAAATCTAATTTATTAGGAGATACGACTAATTTGTTAGGCGATACTGCAACAGAAATTGACAAAGTAAAAGAAGATATTGACTCACTTTCAGGACCTATAAAACGCCAAATGTAA